One stretch of Corallococcus exiguus DNA includes these proteins:
- a CDS encoding LuxR C-terminal-related transcriptional regulator has protein sequence MGDPLSHLLPTKLTPPRTASVLVSRSAALRKIERGVGGTLVLVTAPLGSGKTTLLTQWYREVGGSRLLAWLSLDERDNAPERFFSYLVGAIRRAAPEFDAYIASQLDEQVAPPLDHATTVVLRSLWNLGRELVVVIDDFHVLRERSLVRAFSYLLDHAPPHVHWIVSSRSPPELDLAKLKLTEQLVTLDGRDLGLDGEAIHELGQRLCGAALNPEDVEYLRARTEGWVAGVKLALLTAGEHASVSDALRKAVGSNHDVARYLADVVLREQTEEVHAFLVLSSVVDRLNGELCNALLGITQGPALLAELERAQLFIQSLDTQQQWYRYHPLFLDFLRTQLACTYGDRIPRLHREASAWFAAHALPDEALTHAFASGDRSWCLELTARCAEEWMREGEIASVLHWTAKLTAEETFHAPAICVARIACLILSRGFAPASLALQDAQRRLQTAAADPERERLSRQLSRLALLHAVLSDSAPASGIELEASPGDEDPDVFMAGAVLAAKAYQALRQNRFDAMRRLASVARETLQGLNNPYMVGYTDVLIVLADRAQGHMKDASDRCEAAFERASRGRRNPVWVNAATALANTRYDQNRLDEAEALCIEVLPLMSQAAVFETFAVAYLVLARIKAIRGKYAEAWQLLDYLHSVLECGHQTRFLAHVCGEKIRLALVEQSPARLKAVAREFDLGERMRRGEWSERRFYDETWEQLGVAQAWVLMAKGRHDRAHGLLETLRASAHDAGCVARETALLAALAVCHWRAGDPAAAFAAVNRGFALVPRFGFSRGVFDETPGLQEVIVAAATQRKLSHVLPARYAERYQDLLSLGPSGPAGIAPLPSAPLEPLTERELQMLKLLAQGLSNQEISERSNVALSTTKWHLRNVFSKLEVTTRTAAIVKARERLARNL, from the coding sequence ATGGGCGATCCGCTCTCGCACCTGCTGCCGACGAAGCTCACGCCGCCGCGGACGGCGTCGGTGCTCGTGTCGCGGAGCGCGGCGCTCCGGAAGATTGAACGGGGTGTTGGCGGCACGCTCGTGCTGGTGACCGCGCCGCTGGGCTCGGGCAAGACGACGTTGCTGACGCAGTGGTACCGCGAGGTGGGCGGGTCGCGGTTGCTCGCGTGGCTGTCGCTCGACGAGCGGGACAACGCGCCCGAGCGCTTCTTCTCCTATCTCGTCGGCGCCATCCGCCGCGCGGCCCCGGAGTTCGACGCGTACATCGCGAGCCAGCTTGACGAGCAGGTGGCGCCCCCGCTCGACCATGCGACGACGGTGGTGCTGCGGAGTCTGTGGAACCTGGGGCGCGAGCTCGTCGTGGTGATTGATGACTTCCACGTGCTGCGGGAGCGCTCGTTGGTGCGGGCCTTCTCGTACCTGCTGGACCACGCTCCACCGCACGTCCACTGGATCGTCTCGTCGCGCAGCCCGCCGGAGCTGGACCTGGCGAAGCTGAAGCTCACGGAGCAGTTGGTGACGCTCGACGGCCGCGACCTGGGCCTGGACGGGGAGGCCATCCACGAGCTGGGCCAGCGCCTGTGCGGCGCCGCGCTCAATCCCGAGGACGTGGAGTACCTGCGCGCGCGCACCGAGGGCTGGGTGGCCGGCGTGAAGCTGGCCCTGCTGACGGCAGGCGAGCACGCCAGCGTGAGCGACGCGCTCCGCAAGGCCGTCGGCTCCAACCACGACGTGGCGAGGTACCTGGCGGACGTGGTGCTGCGGGAGCAGACGGAGGAGGTGCACGCGTTCCTGGTGTTGAGCTCGGTGGTGGACCGGCTCAACGGGGAGCTGTGCAACGCGCTCCTGGGCATCACCCAGGGGCCGGCGCTGCTGGCGGAGCTGGAGCGGGCGCAGCTGTTCATCCAGTCGCTCGACACGCAGCAGCAGTGGTACCGGTACCACCCCCTGTTCCTCGACTTCCTGCGCACGCAGCTCGCGTGCACGTATGGCGACCGCATCCCCCGGCTGCATCGCGAGGCGAGCGCGTGGTTCGCCGCGCACGCGCTGCCGGACGAAGCGCTGACGCACGCGTTCGCTTCGGGGGACCGGAGCTGGTGCCTGGAGCTCACGGCCCGCTGCGCGGAGGAGTGGATGCGCGAGGGAGAGATTGCCTCCGTGCTCCATTGGACGGCGAAGCTGACGGCGGAGGAGACCTTCCACGCGCCGGCCATCTGCGTGGCGCGCATCGCGTGCCTCATCCTGTCCCGAGGCTTCGCGCCCGCCTCCCTGGCCCTGCAGGACGCGCAGCGCCGGCTCCAGACGGCCGCGGCGGACCCGGAGCGCGAGCGGCTGTCGCGACAACTCTCCAGGCTCGCGCTGCTGCACGCCGTCCTGTCGGACTCGGCCCCGGCGTCTGGCATCGAGCTGGAGGCATCACCGGGGGACGAGGACCCGGACGTCTTCATGGCGGGCGCGGTGCTGGCGGCGAAGGCCTACCAGGCGCTCCGGCAGAACCGGTTCGATGCGATGCGCCGGCTCGCGTCCGTCGCGCGCGAGACGCTGCAGGGGCTGAACAATCCCTACATGGTGGGCTACACGGACGTCCTCATCGTGCTGGCGGACCGGGCGCAGGGGCACATGAAGGACGCATCGGACCGGTGCGAGGCGGCGTTCGAGCGCGCGAGCCGGGGACGGCGCAACCCGGTGTGGGTGAACGCGGCGACGGCGCTGGCGAACACCCGCTACGACCAGAACCGGCTGGACGAGGCCGAGGCGCTCTGCATCGAAGTCCTCCCCCTCATGTCACAGGCGGCGGTGTTCGAGACCTTCGCGGTAGCCTACCTGGTGCTGGCCCGCATCAAGGCGATTCGAGGCAAGTACGCGGAGGCCTGGCAGCTGCTGGACTATCTGCACAGTGTGCTCGAATGCGGGCACCAGACGCGCTTCCTGGCCCATGTCTGCGGCGAGAAGATCCGCCTCGCGCTGGTGGAGCAATCCCCCGCGAGGCTGAAGGCGGTGGCGCGGGAGTTCGACCTGGGCGAGCGCATGCGCCGGGGCGAATGGAGCGAGCGGCGCTTCTACGACGAGACCTGGGAGCAACTGGGCGTGGCGCAGGCGTGGGTGTTGATGGCGAAAGGGCGGCATGACCGGGCGCACGGGCTGTTGGAGACGCTGAGAGCCAGCGCGCATGACGCGGGCTGCGTGGCCCGGGAGACGGCGCTGCTGGCCGCGCTGGCGGTGTGTCACTGGCGAGCGGGGGACCCTGCTGCGGCGTTCGCCGCGGTGAACCGGGGGTTCGCGCTGGTGCCGCGGTTCGGCTTCAGCCGGGGCGTGTTCGACGAGACGCCAGGGTTGCAGGAGGTCATCGTCGCGGCGGCCACGCAGCGCAAGCTGAGCCACGTGCTGCCGGCCCGTTACGCCGAGCGGTACCAGGACCTGCTGTCCCTGGGCCCCAGCGGGCCGGCCGGAATCGCGCCCCTGCCGAGCGCGCCTCTGGAGCCGCTGACCGAGCGGGAACTCCAGATGCTCAAGCTGCTGGCGCAGGGATTGAGCAACCAGGAGATCAGCGAGCGCTCCAACGTGGCGCTCTCCACGACGAAGTGGCACCTGCGCAACGTGTTCTCGAAGCTGGAGGTGACGACGCGCACCGCGGCCATCGTGAAGGCGCGGGAGCGGCTGGCGCGGAACCTCTAA
- a CDS encoding YncE family protein, translating to MVRTPQVGPSKNRWRTRAGLLCAAASLFAASPAAAQAPSFIEFESAHVRPLALSPDGTKLFAVNTPDNRLEVFNVTSAGLSLAAEVPVGLEPVSVAVRNNTEVWVVNHLSDSISVVSVSGTPHVVRTLLVGDEPRDIVFAGANGNAFITTAHRGQQRTDPSIASVPGAGDPQLTTPGVGRADIWVFNPASLGATLGGTPVRILTLFGDTPRGLAVSPDKKTVYAAIAQSGNRTTTINMDSVCNGFGSAGVCLVQPDSFPWGNNLFLGGLPGPSTNAQGAKAPETGLIVKWNSALSRWEDTLGRNWNNGVRFNLPDKDVFAIDADGLQQKAFYTGVGTTVFNLATNPQTGALYATNSDANNHTRFEGPGTFGGSTVQGNIAKMRITVIKGTTVSPRHLNKHIDYSKLAGAPGFDSTAKNHSLSTPTEMAISSDGAKLYVAAFSSSKVGVFDTAALEADTFNPRTASANYIPVSGGGPSGLVLDEARNRLYVMTRFDNAVKVIDLSTKSQVGSAALFNPEPASVVQGRPFLYDANFSSANGEASCASCHIFGDKDELAWDLGNPDDPVTTNAIDKRLASSLEIGAFRLLTGHPSSDVNGTGNQNSFHPMKGPMTTQTLRGMSTSGAMHWRGDRSTGFFGSGSYDEALSFKNFVVAFPGLLGRVDQPTEAEMNQFTNYQLQVQLPPNPIRKLDNSLTSTQASGRDFYFGSRRVDGLAIGTNTGFNCNGCHTIDAAQGHFGTDGQASFEGISQIMKIPHVRNMYTKVGMFGFPDSSFFQHSETGPTGDQIRGFGYTHDGAVDTLFRFFSAIVFSNTSIGGPLVGFRGDTDRREVEAYMMAVDSDLAPIVGQQVTLTSTNASAVGARIDLLIARAKAPFVSKILGGSTYEADLVAKAAIGTRVKGFLFDRGAGTWKPDDGTANLTTTALRALANTLGQEVTFTAVPPGSGTRIALDRNLDGRLDGQ from the coding sequence ATGGTCCGTACCCCGCAAGTGGGCCCGAGCAAGAACCGGTGGCGCACCCGAGCCGGTCTGCTGTGCGCCGCCGCATCGCTGTTCGCCGCATCCCCCGCCGCAGCCCAGGCGCCCTCGTTCATCGAGTTCGAGAGCGCGCACGTGCGTCCGTTGGCCCTCTCTCCGGACGGGACGAAGCTGTTCGCCGTCAACACGCCGGACAACCGCCTGGAGGTCTTCAACGTCACCAGCGCGGGCCTGTCGCTCGCGGCGGAAGTGCCGGTGGGCCTGGAGCCCGTGTCCGTCGCCGTGCGCAACAACACCGAGGTCTGGGTGGTCAACCACCTGTCCGACAGCATCAGCGTGGTGAGCGTGAGCGGCACGCCGCACGTGGTGCGCACGCTGCTCGTGGGTGACGAGCCGCGCGACATCGTGTTCGCCGGCGCCAACGGCAATGCGTTCATCACCACCGCGCACCGGGGCCAGCAGCGCACGGATCCATCCATCGCCTCCGTGCCCGGCGCGGGGGACCCGCAGCTCACCACGCCGGGCGTGGGCCGCGCGGACATCTGGGTCTTCAACCCCGCGTCCCTGGGGGCGACGCTGGGAGGCACGCCCGTCCGCATCCTGACGCTCTTCGGCGACACGCCGCGAGGCCTCGCCGTCAGCCCGGACAAGAAGACGGTCTATGCGGCCATCGCGCAGTCCGGCAACCGGACGACGACCATCAACATGGACAGCGTGTGCAACGGCTTTGGCAGCGCGGGCGTGTGCCTGGTCCAGCCGGACTCGTTCCCGTGGGGCAACAACCTCTTCCTGGGCGGCCTGCCCGGCCCGTCCACGAACGCCCAGGGTGCGAAGGCGCCGGAGACGGGCCTCATCGTCAAATGGAACAGCGCCCTCAGCCGCTGGGAGGACACGCTCGGCCGCAACTGGAACAACGGCGTGCGCTTCAACCTGCCGGACAAGGACGTCTTCGCCATCGACGCGGACGGCCTGCAGCAGAAGGCGTTCTACACGGGCGTGGGCACCACCGTCTTCAACCTGGCCACCAACCCGCAAACGGGCGCGCTGTACGCGACCAACAGCGACGCCAACAACCACACCCGCTTCGAGGGCCCCGGCACCTTCGGCGGCAGCACGGTGCAGGGCAACATCGCGAAGATGCGCATCACCGTCATCAAGGGGACGACGGTGTCTCCGCGCCACCTGAACAAGCACATCGACTATTCGAAGCTGGCCGGCGCCCCCGGCTTTGACTCCACGGCGAAGAACCACAGCCTCTCCACGCCCACGGAGATGGCCATCTCCAGCGACGGCGCGAAGCTGTACGTGGCCGCGTTCAGCTCCAGCAAGGTCGGCGTGTTCGACACCGCGGCGCTGGAGGCGGACACCTTCAATCCCCGGACCGCGAGCGCCAACTACATCCCCGTGAGCGGCGGCGGCCCCAGCGGACTGGTGCTGGACGAGGCGCGCAACCGCCTCTACGTGATGACCCGCTTCGACAACGCGGTGAAGGTCATCGACCTGTCCACGAAGAGCCAGGTGGGCTCGGCGGCCCTCTTCAACCCCGAGCCCGCCTCCGTCGTGCAGGGCCGCCCGTTCCTCTACGACGCGAACTTCTCCTCGGCCAACGGAGAGGCCTCCTGCGCCAGCTGCCACATCTTTGGCGACAAGGACGAGCTCGCCTGGGACCTGGGCAACCCGGATGACCCGGTGACGACCAACGCCATCGACAAGCGGCTCGCGAGCAGCCTGGAGATTGGCGCGTTCCGTCTGCTCACCGGCCACCCGAGCTCGGACGTCAACGGCACCGGCAACCAGAACTCCTTCCACCCGATGAAGGGGCCCATGACGACGCAGACCCTGCGCGGCATGTCCACCTCGGGCGCCATGCACTGGCGCGGGGACCGGTCGACGGGCTTCTTCGGCTCGGGCTCGTATGACGAAGCCCTGTCGTTCAAGAACTTCGTCGTCGCCTTCCCGGGGCTGCTCGGCCGCGTGGATCAGCCCACCGAGGCGGAGATGAACCAGTTCACGAACTACCAGCTCCAGGTGCAGCTGCCGCCCAACCCCATCCGCAAGCTGGACAACTCGCTCACGTCCACCCAGGCATCCGGCCGCGACTTCTACTTCGGCAGCCGCCGCGTGGACGGCCTGGCGATTGGCACCAACACCGGCTTCAACTGCAATGGCTGTCACACCATCGACGCCGCACAGGGCCACTTCGGCACCGACGGTCAGGCCAGCTTCGAGGGAATCAGCCAGATCATGAAGATTCCTCACGTGCGCAACATGTACACGAAGGTCGGCATGTTCGGCTTCCCGGACAGCAGCTTCTTCCAGCACTCGGAGACCGGCCCCACGGGCGACCAGATCCGCGGCTTCGGCTACACGCACGACGGCGCGGTGGACACGCTGTTCCGCTTCTTCAGCGCCATCGTCTTCTCCAACACCAGCATCGGCGGGCCGCTGGTGGGCTTCCGCGGCGACACCGATCGCCGCGAGGTGGAGGCCTACATGATGGCGGTGGACTCCGACCTGGCGCCCATCGTTGGACAGCAGGTGACGCTCACGTCGACGAACGCCTCCGCGGTGGGAGCGCGCATCGACCTGCTCATCGCCCGCGCCAAGGCTCCATTCGTGTCGAAGATCCTCGGCGGCTCCACGTATGAGGCCGACCTGGTGGCGAAGGCCGCCATCGGCACGCGCGTGAAGGGATTCCTCTTCGACCGCGGGGCCGGAACGTGGAAGCCGGACGACGGCACCGCCAACCTCACCACCACGGCCCTGCGCGCGCTGGCGAACACGCTGGGCCAGGAGGTGACCTTCACCGCGGTGCCTCCAGGCTCCGGCACGCGCATCGCGCTCGACCGGAACCTGGACGGCAGACTCGACGGTCAGTGA
- a CDS encoding macrolide 2'-phosphotransferase yields the protein MSKPQSPPSEPSSSSLSDADDLRVRELAARHGLSLSGPIAFNELGLDFRVAIASAGDGTRWVLRIPRHEHATRKVQVEVRTLAFLRASRLPFAVPDWRVVATDLIAYPLLVDSPALVVPEGSATPEWRIDPGSDAFTGSFARALAALHALSGEAAAQAGMRTRTPQQARQAVADDVARVSRELDVNPARLRRWRTWLDDDACWPDFCVPTHGDLYPGHVLVDGLGQVSGMIDWTEARVDDPAIDMSAHLQLFGEPGLERLLRDYAAAGGRVWPGIVRHVAERLSTAPVVLALFALDTGNEDWLTAAKEQLLAD from the coding sequence ATGTCGAAGCCCCAAAGCCCGCCGTCCGAACCGAGCAGTTCCTCCCTCTCCGACGCAGACGACCTCCGGGTGCGTGAGCTCGCGGCCCGGCATGGGCTGTCACTGTCCGGCCCCATCGCGTTCAATGAACTGGGATTGGACTTCCGGGTTGCCATCGCCAGCGCGGGCGATGGCACCCGCTGGGTCCTGCGCATCCCCCGGCATGAGCACGCGACACGCAAGGTCCAGGTGGAGGTGCGCACGCTCGCGTTCCTCAGGGCATCCCGACTGCCGTTCGCGGTGCCGGACTGGCGAGTGGTGGCGACGGACCTCATCGCCTACCCGCTGCTGGTGGATTCCCCCGCCCTGGTGGTCCCGGAGGGCTCCGCCACTCCGGAGTGGAGGATCGACCCGGGCTCGGACGCCTTCACCGGCAGCTTCGCCCGGGCCCTGGCCGCGCTGCACGCGCTGTCAGGGGAAGCAGCGGCCCAGGCGGGGATGCGGACACGGACGCCCCAGCAGGCCCGTCAGGCCGTCGCCGACGACGTGGCGCGAGTCTCGCGGGAGCTCGACGTGAACCCGGCGCGGCTGCGGCGCTGGCGGACCTGGCTGGACGACGACGCGTGCTGGCCGGACTTCTGCGTGCCCACCCATGGCGACCTGTATCCCGGCCACGTCCTGGTGGATGGCTTGGGACAGGTGTCGGGGATGATCGACTGGACCGAGGCGCGTGTGGACGATCCGGCCATCGACATGAGCGCGCACCTCCAGCTCTTCGGTGAGCCCGGCCTGGAGCGGCTCCTCCGGGACTACGCGGCGGCGGGGGGCCGGGTCTGGCCTGGAATCGTCCGGCACGTCGCGGAGCGGCTGTCCACGGCGCCGGTGGTGCTGGCCCTGTTCGCGCTCGATACCGGCAACGAGGACTGGCTGACCGCCGCGAAGGAACAGCTGCTGGCGGATTGA
- a CDS encoding Kelch repeat-containing protein: MKMAFTPLVLALAVSLLAGCSDSSKDTGSVRFAVSANQALAPDIIYVLVTSSGPDIPAVTVELTATNGVWGGIIGNIPAGSSRTFLAQAFDFSGNLAYEGTATGVTINANQSTLVAITLQQLNPPPPFDNEAPVIDSLVASSTSVAVGGTIALTATAHDPNPGDTLSYAWNATAGSFSDTSAAATSWTAPASTGLATLILTVTDSRGLASSVSLAVNVTADGEGEAELSISFNSFPVVTALSASPTSLAVGETTSVSASASDPDGDSLSYAWSASCAGTWAQASSSAAQFTPSALPAGACNNCRLTVTVTDGRGGQNTGTVALCVSDTPPANHFPPAIIRSYRSSDTASSGQEFTYEVNAIDPEGSALTFSWEATAGWLELPLSDPFRSRVTWTAPSCASAPPSITVTVTNAFNLTDTQTFTATGLPACSGSWALTDSLAGPRADQRAALLPNGKVLVVGGLASDVDYLATAELYDPALGTWSNTGAMAEGRWQFTATLLPDGRVLAVGGLNSSGFLATAELYDPATGTWSPTGTMAEPRSSQTATLLPDGRVLVAGGSDVPGAPPTAELYDPATGTWSYTGSMAEWRRNHTATLLPDGRVLVAGGFTTSIGSTRTAELYDPATGTWSNTGSMTEARALQTATLLPDGRVLVTGGVDEFDSSLATAELYDPATGTWSPIAPMLERRALHTATLMPGGRVLVVGGRFPQLYDPATSTWIPAGTMVVPRSDQSATLLPDGQVLIAGGWGGSLGYLSTAELYTP, translated from the coding sequence ATGAAGATGGCATTCACTCCGTTGGTGCTCGCGCTCGCAGTGTCGTTGTTGGCGGGCTGCTCGGATTCCTCGAAGGACACCGGCTCGGTCCGCTTCGCTGTCTCCGCCAACCAGGCGCTCGCCCCAGACATTATTTACGTCCTGGTCACCTCGAGTGGCCCGGATATCCCCGCAGTGACCGTGGAGCTGACTGCGACCAATGGCGTGTGGGGCGGCATCATTGGCAACATCCCCGCGGGCTCCAGTCGCACCTTCCTGGCCCAGGCCTTCGACTTCTCCGGCAACCTGGCCTACGAAGGGACCGCGACGGGCGTCACCATCAACGCCAACCAAAGCACCCTGGTCGCCATCACCCTTCAGCAGCTCAACCCTCCGCCTCCCTTCGACAATGAGGCGCCCGTCATTGACTCCCTGGTGGCTTCCTCCACCTCCGTGGCGGTGGGCGGCACCATCGCCCTGACCGCCACCGCGCATGATCCCAATCCGGGCGATACGCTCTCCTACGCCTGGAATGCGACCGCGGGTTCTTTCTCCGATACCTCGGCTGCCGCCACGTCGTGGACCGCGCCTGCGTCCACGGGCCTTGCGACCCTCATCCTGACCGTGACGGACTCGCGCGGCCTGGCTTCCAGCGTCTCGCTGGCGGTCAACGTCACCGCGGACGGGGAGGGGGAGGCGGAGCTGTCCATCTCCTTCAACAGTTTCCCGGTGGTGACCGCTCTCAGTGCCAGCCCCACGTCCCTGGCCGTCGGGGAGACGACGTCTGTCTCCGCCTCGGCTTCCGACCCGGACGGTGACAGCCTCTCCTACGCCTGGAGCGCCTCCTGTGCCGGGACCTGGGCGCAGGCCTCCTCCAGCGCTGCTCAATTCACGCCTTCGGCCCTGCCCGCGGGTGCCTGTAACAACTGCCGTCTGACCGTCACCGTCACCGATGGGCGCGGCGGACAGAACACCGGCACCGTCGCGCTGTGTGTCAGCGACACGCCCCCGGCCAATCACTTCCCTCCCGCCATCATCCGCTCCTACCGCTCCTCGGACACGGCCTCCTCGGGCCAGGAGTTCACCTACGAGGTGAATGCCATCGATCCGGAGGGTTCCGCGCTCACCTTCTCTTGGGAGGCCACCGCCGGCTGGCTGGAACTGCCGCTCAGTGACCCCTTCCGCAGCCGCGTCACCTGGACGGCTCCTTCCTGTGCCAGCGCTCCTCCTTCCATCACCGTGACTGTCACCAATGCGTTCAACCTGACCGACACCCAAACCTTCACCGCGACGGGGCTGCCGGCCTGTTCGGGGAGTTGGGCCCTGACGGACTCCCTGGCGGGGCCTCGCGCCGACCAAAGGGCAGCGCTGCTGCCCAACGGCAAGGTGCTCGTCGTGGGAGGGCTCGCCTCGGATGTCGACTACCTCGCGACGGCGGAGCTGTACGACCCGGCCCTGGGGACCTGGAGCAACACAGGCGCCATGGCGGAAGGGCGTTGGCAGTTCACGGCGACATTGCTGCCCGATGGCAGGGTGCTCGCCGTCGGGGGACTCAACTCCAGCGGCTTCCTCGCGACGGCGGAGCTGTACGACCCGGCCACGGGCACCTGGAGCCCCACCGGCACCATGGCCGAACCTCGCTCCAGCCAGACGGCGACGCTGCTCCCTGATGGCAGGGTGCTCGTCGCGGGAGGCAGTGACGTTCCCGGCGCGCCCCCGACGGCGGAGCTGTACGACCCGGCCACGGGCACGTGGAGCTACACCGGCTCCATGGCGGAGTGGCGTCGGAACCACACGGCGACGCTGCTTCCTGATGGCAGGGTGCTCGTCGCTGGGGGATTCACTACTTCAATTGGCAGCACCAGGACGGCGGAGCTGTATGACCCGGCCACGGGCACCTGGAGCAACACCGGCTCCATGACTGAAGCCCGCGCCCTCCAAACGGCGACGTTGCTGCCCGATGGCAGGGTGCTCGTCACGGGAGGCGTGGACGAGTTTGATTCCAGTCTCGCGACGGCGGAGCTGTACGACCCGGCCACGGGCACCTGGAGCCCCATTGCCCCCATGCTCGAACGTCGCGCCCTCCACACCGCGACGCTGATGCCCGGTGGCAGGGTGCTCGTCGTCGGGGGCCGGTTTCCGCAATTGTACGACCCGGCCACGAGCACCTGGATCCCTGCCGGAACCATGGTCGTACCGCGCTCGGACCAGTCCGCGACGCTGCTGCCCGACGGGCAGGTCCTCATCGCGGGAGGATGGGGGGGCTCCCTCGGGTATCTGTCAACGGCGGAGCTATACACACCCTGA
- a CDS encoding AraC family transcriptional regulator, producing the protein MAKQLQVPFTSKLPHPVYFRAAILPAEAAYPRHRHPWGEFVYAYSGVMELKLAGSHYLAPPQYGIWLPPDLEHRGMNRFEASHCSLYLDPAWCRGLPKTACAMAVSPLMKSLMEHLRTHELAQPRTSAERRLFRVLIDQLALAPAHGSYLPMSDDPLLRPVLTALERHPEDERSLAEWAKELHTTERTLERRCQQRLGLSFSEWRQRLRVVKALAMLEQGHAVEAIALDLGYSSASAFIAMFRRMTGTTPDKVRGHGFVAS; encoded by the coding sequence ATGGCGAAGCAGCTGCAGGTTCCCTTCACCTCAAAGCTTCCACACCCCGTGTATTTCCGGGCGGCGATCCTGCCCGCGGAGGCGGCCTATCCGCGGCACCGCCATCCCTGGGGTGAGTTCGTCTACGCGTACAGCGGGGTGATGGAGCTCAAGCTGGCGGGCAGCCACTACCTCGCCCCTCCGCAGTACGGCATCTGGCTGCCGCCCGACCTGGAGCACCGGGGCATGAACCGCTTCGAGGCGAGCCACTGCTCGCTCTACCTGGACCCCGCGTGGTGCCGGGGCTTGCCCAAGACGGCGTGCGCGATGGCGGTCAGCCCGCTGATGAAGTCCCTGATGGAACACCTGCGCACCCATGAACTGGCGCAGCCACGCACCAGCGCCGAGCGCAGGTTGTTCCGGGTGCTCATCGACCAGCTGGCGCTGGCCCCCGCCCATGGGAGCTACCTGCCCATGTCCGATGATCCGCTCCTGCGGCCAGTCCTCACGGCGTTGGAGCGACACCCGGAGGATGAGCGCTCCCTGGCGGAATGGGCCAAGGAACTGCACACCACCGAGCGCACGCTGGAGCGTCGCTGCCAGCAGCGCCTGGGGCTGTCGTTCAGCGAATGGCGCCAGCGGCTGCGCGTGGTGAAGGCGCTCGCGATGCTGGAGCAGGGACACGCGGTGGAGGCCATCGCGCTGGACCTGGGCTACAGCAGCGCCTCCGCCTTCATCGCGATGTTCCGGCGGATGACGGGCACCACGCCGGACAAGGTCCGCGGCCACGGCTTCGTGGCGTCGTGA
- a CDS encoding tetratricopeptide repeat protein: MNELPLPKEPHLKPFPLVAPHRVVAWLVWVGIFLVAYNYFSRGGDAARQALREPRFFIPFIVTVFLTLFAFFYWRIRRWLTTYNQAIAFHSAGDEKEASRRFEEAARRATQGAQRALSVAMMGQCQLALGDTGRALELFGSAERSGKLRSSIPAMYRWIPNLIATVRFAQGDLASARAWVKEGRKRNGDLPPIYALLPEVALLCRDGNPAAAVSTLDARAGEADSLVGRDARRLKLLRAFALDALDPASHAAAIDASLAALQPVRPGDFELLSARWPEMQAFMERRGLSRAA, translated from the coding sequence GTGAACGAACTGCCCCTGCCCAAAGAGCCCCACCTCAAACCCTTTCCACTCGTCGCGCCGCACCGGGTCGTCGCATGGCTCGTCTGGGTCGGCATCTTCCTCGTCGCCTACAACTATTTCAGCCGCGGCGGTGATGCGGCTCGGCAGGCCTTGAGGGAGCCACGTTTCTTCATCCCGTTCATCGTCACGGTCTTCCTGACGCTGTTCGCCTTCTTCTACTGGCGGATCCGTCGCTGGTTGACGACCTACAATCAGGCAATCGCCTTCCACAGCGCGGGGGACGAGAAGGAAGCCTCCCGCAGGTTCGAGGAGGCTGCCCGCCGCGCCACCCAGGGGGCACAGCGGGCGCTGTCGGTCGCCATGATGGGTCAGTGCCAGTTGGCGCTGGGGGACACCGGGCGCGCACTGGAGCTCTTCGGCTCGGCGGAGCGCTCCGGAAAGCTCCGGAGCTCCATCCCGGCGATGTACCGGTGGATTCCCAACCTGATCGCCACCGTGCGCTTCGCCCAGGGAGACCTGGCCTCCGCGCGCGCCTGGGTGAAGGAGGGACGCAAGCGCAACGGCGACCTGCCACCCATCTACGCGCTGCTGCCGGAGGTCGCGCTCCTCTGCCGCGATGGCAACCCGGCCGCCGCCGTGTCCACGCTGGATGCGCGGGCGGGCGAAGCGGATTCACTGGTGGGGCGGGATGCCCGTCGGCTCAAGCTCCTCCGGGCCTTCGCCCTGGACGCCCTGGATCCGGCGAGCCACGCGGCGGCCATCGACGCGAGCCTCGCGGCTCTGCAGCCCGTGCGCCCTGGCGACTTCGAGCTCCTCTCCGCCCGGTGGCCCGAGATGCAAGCCTTCATGGAGCGGCGGGGACTCTCCCGCGCGGCGTAA